The sequence CTCTGTGCCACCGCGCTAACATTCAGGCATACAAGAATGTACGTCAAGGCACTAGAGCTGGTTAAGCTCGAAGATGTGAGTGTGGAAGCGTATGAAAGACTGATGAGTCTGTTCGAGCAAGCCATTGTTGTGATGACGCCATTTGAGCATGCCAGGGATGGGCTTGGGCTCGAGGACCGTGCTACCAATAAGCAAGCCACCAAGGTAGCTGAGCAGGCAGTAACTGTTGACAGCGCACACGACAGGATGTCAGGGCACAGCAACCTCCTTCGTGATTGGGAGCACCCCTGAAGATGAGGACTGCAGGGAGGCCTATGAACACGAGGGACAAGACGCTGTATGAAGGCCTGAGCAAAGAGGAGTAGATTCTGTAGCATCTGCAAAACGCAGGGTCGTAAGAGAACAACATGCCCGCAGCAAGGAGACGCTCCTAAAACGCAGATGAAGGAAGCAAAGTGCAGCAACCTATTGATACGGACGATGGGATGAGAGGTAATCGGACATGACAGAGGTAATCGGATATATCGACAGAATGAAAAATCGGCGAGCCGTGCCATGCCAACCGAACCAACTGAAAAACCAGAGTTTGGGGAGACAAGTACCCggtttaattattattattaggGGAGATATAAGTGCCCCTATGCTTTAATACATGTTCAACACAACTTGGCAGGGTAACATCCCAGAAGAATATTTATTCAGCATGGAGTTAGGAACCAAGTCAACTCCATGTGTTGTAGCTTTTTATTTATTCCTTATTAGGCTTCAGATCCAGAGGAGGGGTAGCACTCCATCACTGCACTCCATCTTGCCCTTCTCCACACCTGTAGTTCAACAAAAGCACATTCAGCTCAAGGCTGCTGTCATGGATCTAAAACCCCAGGAAAGTTCATGGTACTAATGGTGGGCAGAGTATCCAATTCAGCATTGTAAATTGCATGGTATGAATAAAACGAAAGAAAAATACTTGCCTGCATACCTAAGGGCGGTGGCCCCAGCCCATTATGCTATCCTGGCATCTTTTGCCCTTTATCAGCAGTCTCAAGAGATATGGAGCTCCTGTTTTTGATGTTCTAAGTTTGAACCGTACATTGTCATAGTTCCACAATGTCTCATAATAATAGGTTTTACCATATTTGAGGGTGGGTTTCCACTTCTCCAGCACACCACACGACAGTGAAGCCCAGCTAACTAAGAGCTCCTTAGGCCGCTGAATATAGTATCCAGTCCTTGAGTTCCATTTATCAAGTAAAGATTCATGAATCTCCGTGAACCTCTGTGCCTCACATAATACTACAGAGTACCTTGCCAGTGAAGTTGTCATCTGAAAGAAGTCGCTGACTCCATGTTTGTACCGAGAAAGAATCTTCAAAGCTCTCTTCATTGCCCTTTTGCCTAGATCAAGGTTTGCAAGGTTTGACCTACGACCAACTAGGTCTCTATAACTTCCACCGATTCCTAGAGAAATGGATCCGGGGAGCATACTTGAATATTCGGCGAATGAATGGATAATTCCTTGGGGATTTATGTATCCACCGATATACAGGTTATCGCTTCTAATCAGAAATACCACCTGATCATGGCCATTTACAATCTTGTTATATAACCAGGCCGGCGGTGGTTTTGCAACTCCAGTCTGATTTTCAAGCACAGGCAGACCTTCCCTTGACATGGTAAATGGCGAGCGCATTTTGGCTACTCGACGTCCTTCCCGAGCCAACCTAGCATAGTCCTCTAGATCCGCTTCCATCCCAATAAGTGGCACTCTGCCAATTAAAAAAGAACTAATTACTAAAGGCCATGAAATATTCGCATACTGTATACTTGTATTTATGCATTTAGTATAaggaaaataaaaacaaaaaaaagaggttCATACCCATTAATACTCTCAGGAATCTTGATAGCACTAGCAGGTTGAAATGCAATTACAACTCCTACCAATGTAATGAGAAGCTTTGCAATAGGAGTGAGTCTCTGCACAAAAAATGAAGACAAAGATGATTATGAGTACTTGTCTTTTGGTACGTACTTAtatttttatatttattttttgcCGCTGCCGGGGTTGATACTAAAACTGAGTGTCGTAAATCTCATGAGATACAAGCCTATTTATTGTTTAGGAAAACTCTTAGTATTATCTACCGAGTCATTTGCTCGGTCCCACACACACCGCATCCATATCTCTCCCAGTCATATCTTTTCTCCGCGACTTTTCTCGCCCGCAACTTATCTTTCTCCTCCATTTAAAGCATCTTCAACAGCCGCGCCAAAAGACGCGCTCGCGGTAAACTGGGCTTTTAGCACGTGCGGGACGTTTTCGCGCGCTCCAGCGGTGGCGGGAAACGAttgcgcgcgcgcgggaaaaggCGGCAGCCCGCACGCTAGATTTGGCGCACCGCGTTCGGCGCGCCTATAAATTGCGGCGCCCTCTGCCACTCTCTCTCGCTCCCTCTAGCGCTTTCTCTCCTCGCCGCCGACACGACACCACCGCGCCATCATGCCGCCTCGCCGCCGGGGAGGTTCGGGTTACCGCGGCGTCCGCGTGCGTCCGTCCGGCACATACTCCGCCTCGATCCGGTTGGGCGGTGGCGTGCGCCTCGGCCTCGGAACCTTCGACACCGCCCAGGACGgtgcccgcgcgtacgacgctgcggcgtggcgcctccgaCGGTCCCGTTGGGACATGAACTTCACTGACGTGGCGACGCCGGAGCGGGCACATGAGTTGGCTCCTTTcccgcggcttatcaccgacgaggatcggcGCAAAAACCGGAGGCGGGAGCGCTGTCTTAGCCtggccgagatggacgaggaagccatggcgttgTGGAGGCAACGCTTCCCGCAAGATATTATCAATGAGGAACAGTTCTTCACCGAGAGGAGGGCggggagggaggagaggaggaaggagcgagccgcctatcacGAGGACAAGCGAACGCGAAAGGCGGTCGCTAAATACAACATCGCGCTAGAAGATGCGTAGTCCTGGGACTCCCGCGACGAGCGGTTCCTTGACGCCTACGCTCCAACGTctgaggaggacatcaccgaggcaGAGTCCGAGTCGGAGAATGACGAGTAGTAGTAGTTTTTCGTTTTATTTATGTATAGTAGAACTATGTACTATGGACTATGTATTGTAGGAGAAGACTGAACTATGTACGCATTTCTATAAAATATAGCGCGCCTGCTGGAGCGGCTCGGGCGCGCTTTATTTTGCGGCGACCGCTGGAGCCAGCGCACCGCCGCGCGCAAAACCTGGCTCACCCGGCGCTGTATTCTGACTTTTAACGCGTCGCGCGTTGCGCGGCTTTTGGAGATGCTCTTACCCCCTTACCTCTCGCCGGATATGGAGACAGCTCTCGGCCGCTACCACCACTTTCCCCGCCACCGTGAATATAGAGAGGATTCAGACGCCGACCACCCTCCCGCGCATCCAAATCCCGACCGCGAAATTGATGCAACATCGCCGGTTGCATCACCGAGCGTCGCGGGTTGCTGTGATAGAGCTTCCTCGCGCGCCTGCCAGCGCTACGATGGAGATTCAGCGTGCGACCGCCAGCGCTGCGATAGAGGATCGCGTGTCGGCGCTGCAATGGAGCACCGCGTGCTGCTGAGGGCGATGCGATAGAGCTTCAGCGTGCGACCGCCGGCGCTGTGATAGAGGATCGCGTGCCGGCGCTGCAATGGAGCATCGCGTGGTGCTGAGGGCGACGCGATAGAGCTTCAGCATGCCACGGACGGCGCGTCGAGCCGGAGTTCCCCTCGCGTGAACCACCTGGTGCTGCGACCCGCGTATCTTGCCGGCAACGGAATCTGACAACGAAACACGCACGGTGGTGTGCACGCGGCGGCGGAGTCTCAATGCAGCGTGGGCGGGTTGCAATGTTCAGATGCTACTCTCGTCAGTGCTGCCGGCGATGTGGCGCTCCTCGGCGGCCACCGGTGCTGCGATGCAACGTTCATCGACGTCAGCCGGCGTTGTAATGGAGCACTGCGTGCTGCCGAGGACGCTGCAATGGAGCTTCAGCGTGTGACCGCTGGCGCGTCGAGCCGGAGTTCTCCCTCGCGTAAACCACCTGCTGCTGCGACCCGTGTATCTCGCCGGCGACGGAAGCTGACAACGCAACACGCATGGTGGTGCACGCGCGGCGGCGGAGCTTCAATGCAGCGTGGAGAGGGGTAGTTGCAATGTTCAGATGCAACTCCCGTCAGTGTTGCCGGCAATGCGGCGCTCATCGACGGCAGCGGGCACAGCGACACGGCGCTCCTCGGCAACTTCCAGTGCTGCAAAACGCTCGTCGGTGCTGTCGGCGGTTCTATGCAACACGTGTGTCGCTGCGAAGAGGAACCAGTGATGCGCGATGCAGCGCTCATCGGCGGCGTCGGTGCTGTGGTGGAGGCACTAGTGCTGCGGGAGCGGCGGCAGTGCTGCAAAGCATCCACGGTCAGAGTGGGGGTGGCGGAGCTGCAAGGCACCAATGGCAAGGACGGTGGCCGGCGTTGCTCTGATTTTTTGCAGCACGAGTGCTGCCGCGTGGCGAGAGATGCAACAGGTAGTGCGCAGCCTCGTGTCTCGTCGGGGTCGCAGCATCCGCTGCTGggtggccgccggcgccggtGCCACGGCGGAAGCGTTGAAGCTCATGTGGTGTCGCGTTGTGTGTAGACCCGGGGAAAGGAAAGGAAGACTGGCTGCATCACATGAATCGAACGGCCACCGCGCCTGAATCGTACGGCTGGCTAGCCGGATGATTTCCTGGGGAAATCATCCGGCTGATCCGTAGCAGCCGCCGCTATTGTTTGTCACCGCTTAACCGACAGATCGATTAGACATATCCTCCTCTAATTAAGATCTAGTCTAGTAAAAAACTGCTCAGATTCTAAAAAAGACTGCTGGAATCTACTTCcactggagtatatatatatacataaaagGGGGAGAAGGCATCGGTACCTGATTGTTGACGATGCTGCGGTTGACTGATGTGTCCGCCTcaacctcctccgccgccgctacGGCCTCCACCGGCGACAAatcaaccgccgccgccgctacgGCCTCCACCTGCAAAGTCGCCGCTTCTTCCCAGTCCATCGTAGCAGCGGGCAGCGGCAGCGTCTCGGGAGTGCGCAGAGAGTGGCGGCGCAGGCCCAGTGCTCACGGGCAGGTGGCGAGCAAGAGCAGCGTGAGGGGAATGTGGAGGaataaataaaaagggaaaaTCGTGGCGGCGCAGGCCCAGTGCTCACGGGCAGGTGGCGAGCAAGAGCAGCGTGAGGAGGGGATTCCTTTGTGTGGAGCAATAAATAAAAGGGCAAATCGTGTTTTAGACGAGTATGTGGGATAAGCGATAATACTACATCCTACATCCACGGAGAGACAAATGGGATACCCGCCTAAAGCACATCGCTTCCTTCCACTACCGTTACGCTGTGTTGTGCAGCCTGTGCTTACGTTGTTTACGCTGGAGCGCCAAACTCCCAAGCATCAACCAACGGCACATAGCTACAAACTAAACAACATAGTTAATTGCAAGGAACTACCACACTTCGGCACGTCGTGACGAATCAGTACCATCAGTCATTTTTTTTGCAGTTCAGTACCAGCTCAGAGCCTAAGTGTTGCGAAACGGTCTGACAGTCGTATAAGCCCGTATTGACCACGTATCTGACCGACCGGCCCAAGTGTCAGGTGCCACGGTGGCCTACCCGCTCGGTCACTCGTTCCAGCCCGGCTCGTTCGCACCATGTAGCTGGGTCGGGGCTCGTCGGACCGGAGCCAACCGCACTCTGTCCCTCTCCTCGCCCCATCGCCCTCGTCGCTCCAATCCACCGCCACTCACCGCGCAGACCGCCGCGtccgccatcgccgccgcgccATGGTCTTCGAGGATGAGAGCAGCGATGACTTGTCCAACCTGCAGATCTCCTCCTCCGAAGACGGTATGCATTATCAGGTCAGTGGTAGAGCTAGGGtgagttagggttagggtttctgATTTAAGGATTTTGGGGATTTGCTGATCTGGTTTTCTGATTTGGGGATTTGCTCCTGTAGATTCCTGCTAGCATTGAAGACCAAGACTACAATGGCTTGGAGAAGGCATCAGAAGGGCTCTGCGTGGAGCATCGGCTGCCAACTGAGCGTCGTGTAGCTTTTGAATCATTTGAGACGGGCAGGAGGTTTCTAGTTTGTGCTCAGCCTGTAAGATTCATGCTCTCTCTCTATGTTCACTGTAATATAGTTGGTAGCCTCTGTTTAGTAAGTTAGTACTACTGATGGAGTACTCCTACTGATGATGAAGCACATTGTTTAGTTATTTATTAGTAAGTTAGTAGCTTTGATGCTCACCTTTGTTAAACATGCCACCTGATGTTAGTAATATATATGGGCAGCAGCTTAGTTGGTAGTGGAGATGCTCATAGTttagttatttattagtactgaAGCTCACTGCAACATGTTGTGTAGGCATGTGCTCATGTATATTCATGTTTAGTTAAATTGCCCACTTTTTTGTAGTAGTATATATGACCAGCAGCTTAGTTAGCAGTGTAAATGCTAATTTTTAATTGAGGCAGTATAGGTTGCAGTAGAAGTAGCACTTTTTAGTTGACCACATGTATAGGTTGTAGTTCTTATGCTCTTAGTTGATTTTTTAAAAGTGCCCTTTCATAATTGTAATTCTTGAGAGAGTAACAATATAAATGTTTACTATATTACAGGAAAGTGAGAATTGTGG comes from Aegilops tauschii subsp. strangulata cultivar AL8/78 unplaced genomic scaffold, Aet v6.0 ptg000490l_subseq_155209:229596_obj, whole genome shotgun sequence and encodes:
- the LOC141031101 gene encoding protein synthesis inhibitor I-like; amino-acid sequence: MDWEEAATLQVEAVAAAAVDLSPVEAVAAAEEVEADTSVNRSIVNNQRLTPIAKLLITLVGVVIAFQPASAIKIPESINGVPLIGMEADLEDYARLAREGRRVAKMRSPFTMSREGLPVLENQTGVAKPPPAWLYNKIVNGHDQVVFLIRSDNLYIGGYINPQGIIHSFAEYSSMLPGSISLGIGGSYRDLVGRRSNLANLDLGKRAMKRALKILSRYKHGVSDFFQMTTSLARYSVVLCEAQRFTEIHESLLDKWNSRTGYYIQRPKELLVSWASLSCGVLEKWKPTLKYGKTYYYETLWNYDNVRFKLRTSKTGAPYLLRLLIKGKRCQDSIMGWGHRP